In Hemicordylus capensis ecotype Gifberg chromosome 3, rHemCap1.1.pri, whole genome shotgun sequence, one DNA window encodes the following:
- the DNAJC28 gene encoding dnaJ homolog subfamily C member 28: MNWLCMVLMRKIQSRVWVYSVLVPKKTKLVPHHCICGNRLLSEHRPKNIRNSYRLLKLQEGCSLDDVRNSYRDLAKQFHPDSGSVTADSATFVQIEEAYRSVLNDIATKMKLSEKVEEEEEEIFKPKAPQHRQYLNFEGIGFGTPSQRERQYMQFRVDRASEQVMEYRKQKMENQFAIHNVMLAKDVKQSKKAKITQAIERLVEDLIQESMAKGDFDNLSGKGKPLQKFSDYPHIDPMTHNLNRILLDNGYQPEWILMQKEIRETIEQLRNDMVASRNKLGDPMTPHKEKQWNEVCEQFIKNIKMLNKRINDFNLVVPILSRQMVHFNADKEITRAQELYETKLKKTKALKAAKDTEETENQSVNAPTFKTSFLKWVNLIFK, from the coding sequence ATGAACTGGCTTTGTATGGTACTGATGAGAAAAATACAGAGTCGTGTCTGGGTGTACTCAGTGCTGGTTCCAAAGAAAACTAAACTGGTTCCACATCACTGTATCTGTGGCAACAGGCTGCTGTCAGAGCACAGACCTAAAAACATCAGAAACTCTTACAGGCTGCTTAAACTTCAGGAAGGCTGTTCCTTGGATGATGTCAGAAATTCATACCGAGACCTAGCCAAACAATTTCACCCAGACAGTGGATCAGTTACAGCAGATTCTGCAACTTTTGTGCAGATCGAAGAAGCATACAGATCAGTGCTTAATGATATTGCCACAAAAATGAAATTAAGTGaaaaggtggaggaggaggaggaggaaatattCAAACCTAAAGCACCACAACATAGACAGTATTTAAATTTCGAAGGTATTGGTTTCGGAACTCCAAGTCAAAGAGAGAGACAGTATATGCAGTTTAGAGTAGATCGGGCTTCTGAACAGGTCATGGAATACCGAAAGCAGAAAATGGAGAACCAGTTTGCGATACACAATGTTATGTTAGCTAAAGATGTAAAGCAAAGTAAGAAGGCAAAGATTACACAAGCAATTGAACGGTTAGTTGAAGACCTCATTCAGGAATCTATGGCAAAAGGAGACTTTGATAACCTCAGTGGTAAAGGAAAGCCATTGCAAAAATTTTCAGACTATCCACATATTGATCCTATGACTCACAATTTGAATAGAATTCTATTAGACAATGGATACCAGCCAGAATGGATTTTAATGCAGAAAGAAATACGGGAAACAATTGAACAATTACGAAATGACATGGTTGCTTCTAGGAATAAACTTGGAGATCCAATGACACCACATAAAGAGAAACAATGGAATGAGGTTTGTGAACAATTTATAAAAAATATCAAGATGCTAAACAAAAGGATTAATGACTTCAACTTAGTTGTCCCTATTCTCAGCAGGCAGATGGTGCATTTTAATGCAGACAAAGAAATTACACGTGCTCAAGAGCTCTATGAAACCAAGCTGAAAAAAACAAAGGCACTAAAGGCTGCAAAGGACACTGAGGAAACAGAAAACCAAAGTGTCAATGCACCtacttttaaaacaagttttttaaaatgggttAATCTTATTTTCAAATAA
- the TMEM50B gene encoding transmembrane protein 50B isoform X1, with amino-acid sequence MAGFLDNFRWPECECIDWSERRNAVASVVAGILFFTGWWIMIDAAVVYPKPEQMNHAFHTCGVFSTLAFFMINAVSNAQVRGDSYGDGCLGRTGARIWLFIGFMLMFGSLIASMWILFGAYVTQTTTDCKHCERTGFCDFLSPEGLLPQHPPALKKGQMF; translated from the exons ATGGCAGGCTTCCTAGATAATTTCCGATGGCCTGAATGTGAATGTATTGACTGGAGTGAGAGAAGAAATGCAGTTGCTTCTGTGGTAGCTGGAATTCTG TTCTTTACAGGTTGGTGGATAATGATTGATGCAGCAGTAGTTTACCCTAAACCAGAACAGATGAACCATGCATTCCATACTTGTGGAGTATTTTCCACACTAGCTTTTTTCAT GATAAATGCTGTGTCAAATGCTCAGGTGAGAGGAGACAGCTACGGTGATGGATGTTTAGGAAGAACAG GTGCTCGTATCTGGCTCTTCATTGGCTTCATGCTGATGTTTGGCTCACTTATTGCTTCCATGTGGATTCTTTTTGGAGCATATGTTACCCAAA CAACCACAGACTGCAAGCACTGTGAGAGGACTGGGTTCTGTGATTTCCTTTCACCAGaaggtcttctgccacagcatcCTCCTGCTCTAAAGAAAGGGCAGATGTTCTGA
- the TMEM50B gene encoding transmembrane protein 50B isoform X2 translates to MAGFLDNFRWPECECIDWSERRNAVASVVAGILFFTGWWIMIDAAVVYPKPEQMNHAFHTCGVFSTLAFFMINAVSNAQVRGDSYGDGCLGRTGARIWLFIGFMLMFGSLIASMWILFGAYVTQNIYVYPGLAVFFQNALIFFSTLIYKFGRTEELWA, encoded by the exons ATGGCAGGCTTCCTAGATAATTTCCGATGGCCTGAATGTGAATGTATTGACTGGAGTGAGAGAAGAAATGCAGTTGCTTCTGTGGTAGCTGGAATTCTG TTCTTTACAGGTTGGTGGATAATGATTGATGCAGCAGTAGTTTACCCTAAACCAGAACAGATGAACCATGCATTCCATACTTGTGGAGTATTTTCCACACTAGCTTTTTTCAT GATAAATGCTGTGTCAAATGCTCAGGTGAGAGGAGACAGCTACGGTGATGGATGTTTAGGAAGAACAG GTGCTCGTATCTGGCTCTTCATTGGCTTCATGCTGATGTTTGGCTCACTTATTGCTTCCATGTGGATTCTTTTTGGAGCATATGTTACCCAAA ATATTTATGTCTATCCAGGATTGGCAGTGTTTTTTCAAAATGCTTTGATATTTTTTAG TACTCTTATCTACAAATTTGGAAGGACAGAAGAATTATGGGCCTAA